Proteins encoded together in one Rana temporaria unplaced genomic scaffold, aRanTem1.1, whole genome shotgun sequence window:
- the LOC120922495 gene encoding gap junction alpha-3 protein-like, translating into MGDWNLLGKLLEKAQEHSTVVGKVWLTVLFIFRILVLGTAAEKVWGDEVSGFTCDTKQPGCQNVCYDRTFPISHIRFWVLQIIFVSTPTLIYLGHILHLVRLEEKQKQKEKVRQSKGDPQGDKQLLLEPPKATKPSIKDEMGKVRLRGALLRTYVFNVLFKTLFEVGFIVAQYFLYGFQLQPLYTCSRWPCPNTVNCYISRPTEKTIFILFMLTVACLSLLLNLIEIYYLGFTKCRQGLTGSRRELVPKLPVRTGTITHTHIIPHYTHYSPPEKGSSFNNSLPFPLSPSKNPTSAIDSSQSAWIQNRENQAVERNGIGDLNVASESGSDLENPERHRLPSRNSRQSSTRSRPGALAV; encoded by the coding sequence ATGGGAGACTGGAACTTGTTGGGGAAACTTCTGGAAAAGGCGCAGGAACATTCCACGGTGGTGGGCAAAGTCTGGCTGACGGTCCTCTTCATCTTCCGGATCTTGGTCTTGGGGACGGCGGCGGAGAAAGTCTGGGGGGACGAGGTGTCCGGCTTCACCTGCGACACCAAGCAGCCCGGTTGTCAGAACGTGTGCTACGACAGGACGTTCCCCATCTCCCACATCCGGTTCTGGGTTCTGCAGATCATTTTCGTGTCGACGCCGACGCTGATCTACCTGGGGCACATCCTGCACCTTGTGCGCTTGGAGGAGAAGCAGAAGCAGAAGGAAAAGGTACGGCAAAGCAAAGGAGACCCTCAGGGCGACAAACAGCTGCTCCTCGAACCGCCCAAAGCCACCAAACCCTCCATCAAGGATGAAATGGGCAAGGTGCGGCTGCGCGGGGCCCTCCTGCGGACTTACGTCTTCAACGTCCTCTTCAAGACTTTGTTTGAGGTGGGCTTCATCGTGGCGCAGTACTTTCTCTACGGGTTTCAGCTGCAGCCGCTCTACACCTGCAGCCGCTGGCCTTGCCCCAACACCGTGAACTGCTACATCTCCCGCCCCACGGAAAAgaccatatttattttatttatgttgacCGTGGCTTGCTTGTCTTTGCTGCTCAACCTGATTGAAATTTACTACTTGGGATTCACCAAATGCAGGCAGGGCCTGACGGGGTCCCGCCGGGAACTGGTGCCAAAGTTACCGGTCAGGACGGGAACTATCACCCACACTCATATCATACCTCATTATACCCACTACAGTCCTCCGGAGAAAGGGTCCAGCTTCAACAACTCCCTGcccttccccctttcccccaGCAAGAACCCAACATCTGCGATAGACAGCAGCCAGTCCGCCTGGATACAGAACCGAGAGAACCAAGCCGTGGAACGCAACGGTATCGGTGACCTGAATGTAGCGTCAGAGAGCGGCAGTGACCTAGAAAACCCAGAGCGTCATAGGCTACCAAGCCGGAACAGCAGGCAGAGCAGTACCAGGTCACGGCCTGGGGCTCTCGCGGTGTGA